Proteins encoded within one genomic window of Bos indicus x Bos taurus breed Angus x Brahman F1 hybrid chromosome 18, Bos_hybrid_MaternalHap_v2.0, whole genome shotgun sequence:
- the LOC113876272 gene encoding bile salt sulfotransferase-like isoform X2 has product MEFPSEHLREVQEDFIIKDEDVLLLTYPQSGTNWLIETVCLIYSKGDPKWVQSEPIWDRSPWVETKHGYELLKEKEGPRLISSHLPIQLFPKSFFKSKAKMIYLIRNPRDVLVSGYFFWRSAKFVKRPQSLEQYFEWFVEGNVVFGSWFDHARGWMSMRDKENFLILSYEEMKWDMRSTVEKICQFLGKKLEPEELNSVLKNSSFQAMKENSMSNYSLLKGQYFEENGQLLRKGVTGDWRNYFTVAQAETFDKLFQEKMADLPQDLFLWKQ; this is encoded by the exons ATGGAATTCCCATCTGAACACCTGAGAGAGGTGCAGGAGGATTTTATTATTAAAGATGAGGATGTCTTACTGCTGACTTACCCCCAATCAG GAACGAACTGGTTGATTGAAACTGTCTGCCTAATTTACTCCAAGGGGGATCCCAAGTGGGTCCAATCTGAGCCCATTTGGGACCGCTCCCCCTGGGTAGAGACTAAGCATGGGTATGAATTACTAAAGGAGAAGGAAGGCCCACGTCTCATCAGTTCTCACCTTCCCATCCAACTCTTCCCCAAGTCTTTCTTCAAATCCAAGGCCAAG atgATCTACCTCATCAGAAATCCCAGAGATGTTTTAGTGTCTGGTTATTTTTTCTGGAGGAGTGCAAAATTTGTTAAGAGACCACAGTCACTGGAACAATACTTTGAATGGTTCGTCGAAGGAAATG TGGTATTTGGATCGTGGTTTGACCACGCTCGGGGCTGGATGTCCATGAGAGACAAGGAGAACTTCCTGATACTGAGCTATGAAGAGATGAAATGG GACATGAGGAGCACTGTGGAGAAGATCTGCCAATTCCTGGGCAAGAAGCTAGAACCAGAAGAACTGAACTCAGTCCTCAAGAACAGTTCTTTCCAGGCCATGAAAGAAAACAGTATGTCCAATTATTCCCTCCTGAAGGGTCAGTATTTTGAGGAGAATGGACAACTTTTgagaaaag GCGTGACTGGGGACTGGAGAAATTACTTCACGGTGGCCCAAGCTGAAACCTTTGATAAACTATTCCAGGAGAAGATGGCAGACCTTCCTCAAGATCTGTTCCTGTGGAAACAATGA
- the LOC113876272 gene encoding bile salt sulfotransferase-like isoform X1 — translation MTGKCVWFEGIPFPSLDYSPELLREVQESFLVKDKDVLLLTFPKSGTNWLIETVCLIYSKGDPKWVQSEPIWDRSPWVETKHGYELLKEKEGPRLISSHLPIQLFPKSFFKSKAKMIYLIRNPRDVLVSGYFFWRSAKFVKRPQSLEQYFEWFVEGNVVFGSWFDHARGWMSMRDKENFLILSYEEMKWDMRSTVEKICQFLGKKLEPEELNSVLKNSSFQAMKENSMSNYSLLKGQYFEENGQLLRKGVTGDWRNYFTVAQAETFDKLFQEKMADLPQDLFLWKQ, via the exons ATGACAGGAAAGTGTGTGTGGTTTGAAGGGATACCCTTCCCAAGCCTGGATTACTCACCTGAACTCCTGAGAGAGGTGCAGGAGAGTTTCCTTGTTAAAGACAAAGATGTCTTACTGCtgactttccccaaatcag GAACGAACTGGTTGATTGAAACTGTCTGCCTAATTTACTCCAAGGGGGATCCCAAGTGGGTCCAATCTGAGCCCATTTGGGACCGCTCCCCCTGGGTAGAGACTAAGCATGGGTATGAATTACTAAAGGAGAAGGAAGGCCCACGTCTCATCAGTTCTCACCTTCCCATCCAACTCTTCCCCAAGTCTTTCTTCAAATCCAAGGCCAAG atgATCTACCTCATCAGAAATCCCAGAGATGTTTTAGTGTCTGGTTATTTTTTCTGGAGGAGTGCAAAATTTGTTAAGAGACCACAGTCACTGGAACAATACTTTGAATGGTTCGTCGAAGGAAATG TGGTATTTGGATCGTGGTTTGACCACGCTCGGGGCTGGATGTCCATGAGAGACAAGGAGAACTTCCTGATACTGAGCTATGAAGAGATGAAATGG GACATGAGGAGCACTGTGGAGAAGATCTGCCAATTCCTGGGCAAGAAGCTAGAACCAGAAGAACTGAACTCAGTCCTCAAGAACAGTTCTTTCCAGGCCATGAAAGAAAACAGTATGTCCAATTATTCCCTCCTGAAGGGTCAGTATTTTGAGGAGAATGGACAACTTTTgagaaaag GCGTGACTGGGGACTGGAGAAATTACTTCACGGTGGCCCAAGCTGAAACCTTTGATAAACTATTCCAGGAGAAGATGGCAGACCTTCCTCAAGATCTGTTCCTGTGGAAACAATGA